The genomic DNA GTCGGCCATCAACGCCGTGACCGGAGCAACCACTCCAGCGGTCGAGTAGGTCTTAGGCCACGTCGGCGACATCGTCGGTCCAGTGAAGAGGGTGTCGTCGTAGCTGAGGGTGACCGGTCCGCTGATCGGCGGGTTGGCCGACTTCACAGCCGACGCGGTTCGGCGCGCCAATGTGGACAAGGACGCGACTCGACGTTCACCGTCAGTGGTTCCGGAGACCTTGAGTAGTGGGTCACCTGCGCCGACCAGCACCAACTCGTTCGGGTTGGCAGCCTGCACGACTTTGGTGCTGATCTGCTGATCCGCGCCATACCCGGCCAAGACGGCCCCAGCAGTCAAAAGCTTGTTGGTGGATGCCGGAGTTGCCGGAGTCGATTCGTCTTGGCCGTAGAGCTGGTCGCCGCTGAGCGCATCGAACACGACGAGCCGCTGGGTCGAACCGAGCGTTCGCAAGCCCAACGCGGGAGCCAGGGCCGCCTGCAGTCCAGCGGCAGTCGGCGCATTCGTAGCAACTGGGTCCAGGGGCGGCAGCACCCGGATGTCGGTCGCGCTCGGCAGGTTCGGCGCCAGTGTTGGCGCAGCGGTCTCAGCATGGGCCGTCGCCGTGAGCGCAGCTACCAGGACCGTCGCCGTGGCGGTCATTGCCGCACCCGACCAGCCCAGCTTCACAGCTGCCCCTTTCCAACCCGCTAGCCCAGCCCGGTGGCATGTCTCGTTCGTCGGGCGTTGGGAACCAATATGCGGAACACTAAGCCAACTAGCAGCCGACGACATACACACAGGAGTAACTCGTGGAGTTCGACGTCACAATCGAGATTCCGACCGGCAGTCGGAACAAGTACGAGATCGACCATGTGTCCGGCCGTTTACGCCTCGACCGAATGCTCTTCACTGCCACGCGCTATCCACACGACTACGGCTTCGTCGACGACACGCTGGGCCAAGATGGTGACCCGCTCGATGCCTTGGTCATCGTGCAGGAACCCACCTTCCCCGGATGCCTCATTCGGGCCAGGACGGTCGGCATGTTCCGCATGACCGACGAGGCTGGCGGAGACGACAAACTCGTCTGTGTACCGGCCAATGACCCGCGCATGGAGCACATCCGCGACATCTTCCATCTACCCGAGTTCGACCGGATGGAGATCCAACACTTCTTCGAGGTGTACAAGGAGCTAGAGCCAGGTAAGTCCGTCGAGGGCGCCACCTGGGCCGGTCGAGCCGAGGCGGAGGCAGAGGTCAACGCGTCGTACAAGCGCGCCGAAGAGGCCGCTGCGGCAGAACTGGCCGAGGCAGAGGCCGAACTGGCCGAGTAGTCGCGCTTCGCCCTGATTCCCGATGGCTGCGGGCCTAGAGTGACTGGGTGCCTGGTGACGATGACGACTTGATCGTTGGCCACATCATTGTGGCCGGCCTTCACGGCATCGGCCTGCGCGTTGTGGAGCAACTACATCGCATCGGCCAGCGCATCGTGGTGATTGATGAGGGCGCGGATGACCGTTCGGTCCGACTGATCCGCGAGTGGGGTATCCGCCACATCGTTGGTAACGCACGGCGCAAGGAAGTCCTCGAGTCTGCGGGCCTTGACACCGCTGCCGCTCTGATCTGTGTTGAGCAGAACGAGCTCAACAACTTCGAGATTGCGCTACTCGCCCGCGAGCTCCGGCCCAGGACTCGGGTGATCGTTCGGTCGTCGAATGCCGCCGTGGGATCGGCCCTGGAGAAGGTGACCGGGCGAGGCACCGTGCTGAATGCGGCCGCACTGGCCGCGCCCGCATTCGTCAAGGCCGCGCTGCAGAGCAGAGACCACGACGTGTATGCGGGCTCGCAGTACTACCGAGTCGTCGAGGTCAACGCCACGCGGGAGGGGACCCTGCGGGAGATCTACGGCGACCTTGCGCCGATCTCAATCATCCCGCCGGATGGCGAACCGAGACTCTGCCCCGACCGCGACCAGGTCATCCGCCTTGGCGAACGCGTGGCGCTGCTTGGAACGGCCGAGGAACTCAAGAGCGAGGGATTGCTTCCCGACGGGAAGCAACGGTCGCGCAGGGCCGTCGGTGCGCGCTACCAGCGCGACCACTTGGTTAACCCAAGGTCGGGGTCCATCCGGGCGCTGTGGCACACCATCACCTTCGGTGCGGACCGTGCGCTCAAGACGACAGTGATG from Candidatus Nanopelagicales bacterium includes the following:
- a CDS encoding inorganic diphosphatase: MEFDVTIEIPTGSRNKYEIDHVSGRLRLDRMLFTATRYPHDYGFVDDTLGQDGDPLDALVIVQEPTFPGCLIRARTVGMFRMTDEAGGDDKLVCVPANDPRMEHIRDIFHLPEFDRMEIQHFFEVYKELEPGKSVEGATWAGRAEAEAEVNASYKRAEEAAAAELAEAEAELAE